From Acipenser ruthenus chromosome 2, fAciRut3.2 maternal haplotype, whole genome shotgun sequence, a single genomic window includes:
- the LOC117962964 gene encoding transcription factor TFIIIB component B'' homolog isoform X3 codes for MIRRSRISVRPNVRPGGRGLSSSSQEPKPAGEAPPGSPKAQEKRDVAGREPQDEALKAGSESAPPPPPLAEDARAEQQASLNQEEKNHNVKASGSSIPTATPIQRRKRISAMPNVAKPRTAQPQARTPRPATSGTAKNKEPTPKDSAVLENTSPQTLPKSPGRRRASTGPQQLKVPDKKSGNLKEVKTAPASQEPAADSNRSRNDETQQTHNGSSPKLKTSQDSFCIDDHRPSPEYSSGKLKASQNDICIDDHHPHPEYSPGKLKASQNDICIDDHLPHPEYSSGKLKASQNDICIDDHHPHPEYSQGKLKDSQNSTCIEEKQRQPESSLPLKKSTASSDRERIIKARKLRELLKKEIRKEKKQQKGKTPDFEFNAPVDRSKMTMRDFIYYLPENNPMKSSLEEERREIEKVIGPMPSKEPANKAPLPPPVRDEDEDDNEEEDVEHVQDDQVLVPRVKVAEDGSIIIDEESLTVEVLRMQGPNVVEENDPVFERGSTTTYSSFRKSTHTKPWTNRETDMFFLAISMVGTDFSIIGQLFPHRARVEIKNKFKREERENSWRIDKAFREKRPFDFEFFSQLLERILKDDEKKRLNKNKVTLGKKPANPKRRKKEKKADQNKAPDGGGSVEVSDSEVAEGEADAETAEKENEDSLNVNEGEASTAGDPDAKKKRKRKKNDAESGGPATKKPSEDSSERQQKKAKKRKRIKSVEICEDSEEVDYENMPPLEESPGSSPSRKEDSDTPEVAAQIKKQQIEEEDVSGPAEETAGPEAAETPKLGQRSRLQKPKPCLKLATKRGAKAAVDKPNELSQASHFISHEQAAEPHYIDSAIEGTATSHLKRSTTRDRQPSSGIQETEEEEHDITAIQKKMLHKPTRSGRIPKLSSHLKQPEDDEPPAASPPASPPSEAASPPASPPSETASPQRRGRGRPPQSQKPKPSTLKGRDQKKDPRPGKTALVTLRASVKETEENSDEEGESVMEEEGDSFSMNPEEVNQAPAFVPVSLRSPAPVPAQVEETMEELELSVSVPDTRCTIEPEHLHHSDSVCSQSLDQSPVEAAVTENCLHLLVDVVEVSTPENDEDNSLPVNDSNTDSDRSCLAVKKDLVSQPSSAAGPGDNGSGVSEEPPCQALKPGLVEVEKAATVSQDSVQPAHSQAVTCEATTQVLHEAPSETPSEETAGSAQALRDPCTLDEAANTIGVVNAPEVSHGSETPSQNQERGRRSRFPKPKPNLGGKTTQPRSLKTKPPQSDSGQGSCDKGDASQKAEVHIVQQKPAEEKESEVDSCKDEGVSKELREVKASSLSSSEEGLRKDGTNIVVNAPEVSHGSETPSQNQERGGRSRFPKPKPNLGGKTTQPRSLKTKHPQSDSGQGSCDKGGASSSPAVDIVPHCTVDGKKCDSSRDECVPEKLGDKDSSSSAEGLKQDDTSIRPALESLPKPTGEDERVEKRPAKAPLRRPKPNLSGKLRSRIPPEKDASAAASTGQEQNAIPEDGTVSTLDSPVSKKAEVRSPKADESPSTSVISQNTEGSLAANEFPQQEPTFILTLFEIPPSLLGEYDDSTSSLSTISAELLSSPVFVDHVPAELPETQSLVSEAVEVESYSMSGCPEDAGIVSLDQFSQPVYRSGEEEKPKELPATSAHVKDLTTDLGDEEYVSITLEPVEDFPAAAEADSAETSSNAAQQSRQKNKPPGRARRGKLHVKPNTLKKKPAVSTRARGALKVVHIEPQERPLPAETASCTPLPQPAEQQITQERPLPAETASCTPVPQPAEQQTTQERPLPAETASCTPLPQPAEQQTTQERPLPAETASCTPLPQSAEQQTTQERPLPTETASCTHLPQPAEQQTTQEECSQHEGKEASNSSVKTAEPSIENIGAGEHLTPSTPNTLPPSGTPLIRPGRKPKGFLSFISQKSSSDNVPKPHRTSSQKPQINTARLDRKRTASAPAVDLSSESSAVSPPSAGIGLCASSSSTPATEGVGSTSSHLIHFPMTESCSSEPHIEEVFCTKNSAADEEPTSISQYFFSDIFTEVDDPD; via the exons GGAGGAAAAGAACCACAATGTGAAGGCCTCTGGTAGCAGTATTCCCACTGCTACTCCCATACAGAGAAGAAAACGAATCTCTGCAATGCCAAACGTAGCCAAGCCCAGAACTGCACAGCCACAAGCCAGAACACCCCGTCCAGCGACTTCAGGCACTGCAAAGAATAAAGAGCCCACTCCAAAGGACAGCGCAGTGTTGGAGAACACTTCCCCACAAACTCTCCCCAAGTCACCAGGCCGGAGAAGGGCCTCCACAGGGCCGCAGCAGCTGAAGGTGCCTGATAAGAAATCTGGAAATCTAAAGGAAGTGAAAACTGCCCCAGCAAGTCAAGAGCCAGCTGCTGATTCAAACCGGAGCAGGAATGATGAAACACAGCAGACACACAACGGCTCCTCTCCTAAATTAAAAACCTCTCAGGATAGCTTCTGTATAGACGACCACCGGCCCTCGCCAGAATATTCTTCTGGTAAACTGAAAGCCTCACAGAATGACATCTGTATAGATGACCACCACCCCCATCCAGAATATTCTCCTGGTAAACTGAAAGCCTCACAGAATGACATCTGTATAGATGACCACCTCCCCCATCCAGAATATTCTTCTGGTAAACTGAAAGCCTCACAGAATGACATCTGTATAGATGACCACCACCCCCATCCAGAATATTCTCAGGGTAAACTGAAAGACTCTCAAAACAGCACTTGTATAGAAGAAAAGCAAAGGCAACCTGAATCTTCATTACCGCTTAAAAAGAGCACTGCTTCCTCGGACCGGGAGAGGATCATTAAAGCCAGAAAGCTTCGAGAACTCCTTAAAAAAGAGATCAGAAAGGAAAAG AAACAACAGAAGGGGAAGACCCCTGATTTTGAATTCAACGCCCCAGTGGACCGTTCCAAAATGACAATGAGGGACTTTATATACTATTTGCCAGAGAACAATCCGATGAA GTCTTCCctagaggaggagagaagagaaatTGAGAAAGTGATTGGGCCAATGCCCTCCAAAGA GCCAGCTAATAAAGCCCCTTTGCCCCCCCCTGTGAGGGACGAAGATGAAGATGATAATGAAGAGGAGGATGTGGAGCATGTCCAAGATGATCAGGTTCTGGTTCCCAGAGTGAAAGTAGCAGAAGACGGCTCTATTATTATTGATGAAGAAAG TTTGACAGTGGAGGTTTTGAGAATGCAGGGTCCTAACGTGGTGGAGGAGAACGATCCTGTTTTTGAGCGAGGTTCCACAACAACGTACTCCAGCTTCAGGAAATCCACTCACACCAAACCTTGGACCAATAGAG aaactGACATGTTCTTCTTGGCTATCAGCATGGTGGGAACGGATTTCTCCATCATCGGTCAGCTGTTCCCTCACAGAGCCAGAGTAGAGATCAAG AATAAAtttaaaagagaagaaagagAAAATTCCTGGAGGatagataaagcattcc GAGAGAAAAGGCCGTTCGATTTTGAGTTTTTCAGCCAGCTGCTTGAGAGGATCCTCAAAGATGATGAAAAGAAACGGCTTAATAAGAACAAGGTTACACTTGGAAAAAAGCCAGCCAATCCCAAACGGAGAAAAAAAG agAAGAAAGCTGACCAGAACAAGGCCCCTGACGGGGGTGGATCAGTCGAGGTGTCAGACAGTGAGGTTGCGGAGGGAGAGGCAGATGCAGAGACAGCGGAGAAGGAGAACGAGGACTCCCTCAATGTGAATGAAGGGGAGGCGAGCACTGCTGGAGATCCGGATgctaaaaagaaaaggaaacgcAAGAAGAACGATGCAGAGTCCGGCGGACCAGCAACGAAAAAGCCATCTGAAGACTCATCAGAGAGGCAGCAAAAGAAGGCGAAAAAGCGTAAACGGA TAAAATCAGTGGAAATCTGTGAGGACTCTGAAGAGGTAGATTATGAAAACATGCCTCCTCTTGAAGAAAGCCCAGGCAGCTCACCTTCTCGGAAGGAAGACTCGGACACACCAGAGGTAGCTGCACAGATAAAGAAGCAGCAGATTGAGGAGGAAGATGTCAG TGGCCCGGCAGAGGAGACTGCAGGACCAGAAGCTGCAGAAACACCCAAGCTGGGCCAACGTTCACGGCTGCAGAAACCAAAACCCTGCCTCAAACTGGCAACCAAGAGGGGGGCAAAAGCTGCTGTCGACAAACCCAATGAGCTTTCACAGGCGTCACACTTTATAAGCCAT GAACAAGCAGCTGAGCCCCACTATATAGACTCTGCCATTGAGGGTACAGCAACGTCACATCTGAAGAGGAGTACCACTCGAGACCGGCAGCCCTCCAGTGGCATTCAGGAGACAGAGGAGGAGGAACATGATATTACTGccattcaaaagaaaatgttacaCAAGCCCACTAG ATCCGGAAGAATACCTAAATTGTCCTCGCATCTGAAACAGCCCGAAGATGATGAACCTCCAGCAGCCTCGCCCCCTGCCTCCCCACCCTCGGAGGCAGCCTCGCCCCCTGCCTCCCCACCCTCTGAGACAGCCTCGCCCCAAAGGAGAGGAAGAGGTCGTCCTCCACAGTCCCAGAAACCTAAACCCAGCACCCTGAAGGGGAGGGATCAGAAGAAGGACCCGAGACCCGGGAAGACCGCGCTGGTGACCTTGAGGGCATCTGTGAAAGAGACTGAAGAGAATTCAGATGAGGAGGGAGAGTCAGTAATGGAGGAGGAAGGGGATTCCTTTTCCATGAACCCAGAGGAGGTGAACCAGGCCCCTGCGTTTGTGCCCGTCAGCCTGCGCTCGCCAGCGCCCGTCCCAGCTCAGGTGGAGGAAACAATGGAGGAG CTGGAACTCTCAGTCAGTGTCCCTGACACGCGTTGTACTATTGAACCAGAGCACCTGCACCACAGTGACAGTGTGTGCAGCCAGTCACTAGACCAGAGTCCAGTGGAGGCAGCAGTCACAGAAAACTGCTTGCATTTATTGGTA GATGTGGTTGAAGTTTCCACTCCAGAGAACGATGAAG ATAACTCTCTGCCAGTGAATGATAGCAATACAGACTCCGATAGGAGCTGTCTGGCAGTGAAGAAGGACCTTGTGTCTCAGCCTTCCTCTGCAGCCGGTCCTGGAGATAATGGTTCAG GTGTCAGTGAGGAGCCTCCATGCCAGGCACTGAAACCTGGGCTTGTGGAGGTGGAAAAGGCAGCCACAGTGAGCCAGGATTCAGTGCAGCCTGCCCATTCTCAGGCTGTGACTTGTGAGGCCACTACTCAGGTCCTTCATGAAGCTCCTTCAGAGACACCAAGCGAGGAGACCGCAGGGAGTGCACAGGCATTAAGAGACCCATGCACACTGGATGAAGCTGCCAACACCATTGG TGTTGTTAATGCACCTGAAGTGTCTCACGGCTCTGAGACACCGAGCCAAAACCAGGAGAGAGGCAGACGAAGCAGGTTCCCAAAGCCTAAACCCAACCTGGGTGGAAAAACAACACAGCCCAGGAGTCTCAAGACTAAACCTCCCCAGAGTGACTCGGGACAGGGCAGCTGTGATAAAG GAGATGCATCACAGAAGGCTGAAGTGCACATTGTTCAACAAAAGCCTGCAGAGGAAAAAGAGAGTGAAGTTGACAGCTGCAAAGATGAAGGAGTTTCAAAAGAACTGAGGGAGGTCAAGGCATCATCTTTATCATCCTCTGAAGAGGGACTGAGAAAAGATGGCACTAATAT TGTTGTTAATGCACCTGAAGTATCTCACGGTTCTGAGACACCGAGCCAAAACCAGGAGAGAGGCGGACGAAGCAGGTTCCCAAAGCCTAAACCCAACCTGGGTGGAAAAACAACACAGCCCAGGAGTCTCAAGACTAAACACCCCCAGAGTGACTCGGGACAGGGCAGCTGTGATAAAG GTGGTGCATCAAGTAGCCCTGCAGTGGACATTGTGCCTCATTGTACTGTAGATGGCAAGAAGTGTGACAGCAGCAGAGATGAATGTGTTCCAGAGAAATTGGGTGACAAGGACTCATCATCCTCTGCAGAAGGACTGAAACAAGATGACACTAGCAT AAGACCTGCATTGGAAAGTCTGCCTAAACCAACAGGTGAGGATGAAAGAGTTGAGAAAAGACCAGCAAAGGCACCACTTCGAAGACCTAAACCTAATCTCAGTGGAAAGCTCAGAAGCAGGATCCCTCCAGAGAAGGATGCCTCTGCAGCAGCCAGCACTGGACAG GAACAAAATGCCATTCCAGAGGATGGAACAGTTTCAACATTGGATTCTCCTGTATCAAAAAAG GCTGAAGTCAGAAGCCCCAAAGCTGATGAAAGTCCCAGTACATCAGTTATCTCACAAAACACAGAAG GGAGCCTTGCAGCAAATGAATTCCCACAGCAAGAACCAACTTTTATACTTACATTGTTTGAAATCCCACCTTCCTTGCTGGGGGAGTATGATGACAGCACAAGTTCTTTGAGCACAATCTCAGCAGAGCTTCTCTCCTCCCCTGTGTTTGTAGATCATGTGCCTGCAGAACTCCCTGAAACACAGAG TCTAGTTTCAGAAGCAGTGGAAGTAGAGTCGTACTCAATGTCTGGATGCCCTGAGGATGCAGGGATAGTTTCCTTGGATCAGTTTTCACAACCTGTCTACAGGAGTGGTGAAGAGGAAAAACCTAAAGAACTTCCTGCAACTTCG GCACATGTGAAAGATCTCACGACAGACTTGGGtg ACGAGGAATATGTGAGCATTACCTTGGAGCCAGTGGAGGATTTCCCAGCAGCTGCTGAAGCTGACAGTGCTGAGACGAGCAGCAATGCCGCTCAGCAATCCAGGCAAAAGAACAAACCGCCAGGGAGGGCAAGAAGAG GAAAGCTGCATGTAAAACCCAACACCTTGAAAAAGAAGCCTGCAGTGAGCACTAGGGCTCGTGGGGCTTTGAAGGTTGTGCACATAGAACCACAAGAGCGCCCCCTGCCAGCAGAGACTGCCAGCTGTACACCTCTTCCACAACCTGCAGAGCAGCAGATTACACAAGAGCGCCCCCTGCCAGCAGAGACTGCCAGCTGTACACCTGTTCCACAACCTGCAGAGCAGCAGACTACACAAGAGCGCCCCCTGCCAGCAGAGACTGCCAGCTGTACACCTCTTCCACAACCTGCAGAGCAGCAGACTACACAAGAGCGCCCCCTGCCAGCAGAGACTGCCAGCTGTACACCTCTTCCACAATCTGCAGAGCAGCAGACTACACAAGAGCGCCCCCTGCCAACTGAGACTGCCAGCTGCACACATCTTCCACAACCTGCAGAGCAGCAGACTACACAAGAGGAGTGTAGCCAGCATGAAGGAAAAGAGGCCAGCAATAGCAGTGTGAAAACCGCAGAACCAAGCATTGAAAACATTGGTGCAGGAGAACACCTGACTCCCAgcacaccaaacacactacctcctTCTGGAACCCCATTAATAAG GCCTGGACGGAAACCCAAAGGGTTTTTATCTTTCATTTCCCAGAAGAGTAGCTCCGATAATGTCCCTAAGCCTCACCGGACATCATCCCAGAAACCACAGATTAATACCGCTAGATTAGATAGAAAAAGGACAGCTAGTGCCCCTGCAGTGGATCTCTCCTCTGAGTCCTCCGCAGTGAGCCCACCTTCAGCAGGAATCGGATTATGTGCGTCCAGCAGCAGCACTCCAGCAACAGAGGGAGTCGGCAGCACATCATCTCAT TTAATACATTTTCCCATGACGGAAAGCTGCTCCTCAGAGCCTCACATAGAGGAGGTCTTCTGTACCAAGAACTCTGCAGCAGATGAAGAGCCAACCAGCATTTCACAGTACTTCTTTAGTGACATCTTCACAGAGGTGGACGATCCAGATTGA